One genomic region from Vannielia litorea encodes:
- the tagH gene encoding type VI secretion system-associated FHA domain protein TagH, with protein MTLTLRIDNFPSLPDGGPIEFSTTQGGFEIGRDPAMDWTLPDPNRFVSSCHAEIRYENGAYWLYDVSTNGTFVNGASMRVKSPYQLQSGDKLQIGHYLVVAQVAAAQEAAAPAYQTPPPAQPGPSGFDTPPSGGGGGGDIWSVGGSAAPPSQGDFTSRSGAERLPDFGDQHIDLPDFGGSETGTPPPPAAGGGSASPFGAAPAPSAPPQSPPPPQPSAEESASPFGAAPPPPQAPEPPQAETTGSPFGPGPSADAPSAPPPQQQPPETTGSPFGPGPSAAPSQPPQPQPAPPQQSQPPQPTPPPPQPAAAPPVSPTAPAAEAFAAPPVQAPSAPPPKAGSVGDASGLLAAIADGAGINPKAFEGPDPGAVAHEIGRALRIMVGELGGLLKARAATKQSLKSGSRTMIGADANNPLKFMPSAEEQLEVMFGAGRQGYMRGSETVQKSFNDIKMHQYAVHAALQPALARLLEDMSPESVEDKVDAGRFSSKDARAWQIYVERWDAKTHPYDNGMLDVFLAYFSESYDDVMEQTENQ; from the coding sequence ATGACCCTTACCCTTCGCATCGACAATTTCCCCTCGCTCCCCGATGGCGGGCCGATCGAGTTTTCGACGACCCAGGGCGGGTTCGAGATCGGGCGCGACCCGGCGATGGACTGGACCCTGCCCGACCCCAACCGCTTCGTGTCGTCCTGCCATGCCGAAATCCGCTACGAGAACGGCGCCTACTGGCTCTATGACGTATCGACCAACGGCACCTTCGTGAACGGCGCCTCGATGCGGGTGAAGAGCCCCTACCAGCTGCAATCGGGCGACAAGCTCCAGATCGGCCACTACCTCGTGGTGGCGCAGGTCGCCGCCGCGCAAGAGGCCGCGGCCCCCGCCTATCAGACCCCGCCCCCCGCGCAGCCCGGCCCCTCGGGCTTTGATACGCCGCCCTCCGGCGGTGGCGGCGGCGGTGACATCTGGTCTGTCGGCGGCAGTGCCGCCCCGCCTAGCCAGGGCGACTTTACTTCCCGGTCAGGGGCCGAGCGCCTGCCCGACTTCGGCGACCAGCACATCGACCTGCCCGATTTCGGCGGCAGCGAAACCGGCACGCCCCCGCCCCCCGCCGCAGGTGGCGGCAGCGCCTCGCCCTTCGGGGCCGCGCCCGCGCCCTCCGCGCCGCCGCAAAGCCCGCCTCCGCCGCAACCCAGCGCCGAAGAGAGCGCCTCACCGTTCGGCGCGGCCCCACCGCCGCCGCAAGCGCCCGAGCCGCCACAGGCTGAAACCACCGGTTCGCCCTTCGGCCCCGGCCCTTCAGCCGATGCGCCCTCCGCGCCGCCGCCGCAGCAGCAACCGCCCGAAACCACCGGTTCGCCCTTTGGCCCCGGCCCTTCCGCCGCGCCTTCGCAGCCGCCGCAACCGCAGCCTGCCCCGCCGCAGCAATCCCAACCGCCGCAGCCCACACCGCCGCCGCCGCAACCGGCCGCCGCGCCGCCGGTGAGCCCCACCGCGCCCGCCGCCGAGGCCTTTGCCGCCCCACCGGTGCAGGCCCCCTCCGCCCCGCCGCCCAAGGCCGGGTCGGTCGGCGACGCCTCCGGCCTTCTTGCAGCCATCGCCGATGGTGCCGGGATCAACCCCAAGGCTTTCGAAGGCCCCGATCCGGGCGCCGTGGCCCATGAGATCGGCCGCGCCCTGCGGATCATGGTCGGTGAACTGGGCGGCCTGCTGAAGGCCCGCGCCGCCACCAAGCAGAGCCTCAAATCCGGCTCCCGCACGATGATCGGCGCCGATGCCAACAACCCGCTGAAGTTCATGCCCTCCGCCGAGGAGCAGCTTGAGGTCATGTTCGGCGCGGGCCGTCAGGGCTACATGCGCGGCTCCGAAACGGTGCAGAAGAGCTTCAACGACATCAAGATGCACCAATACGCCGTCCACGCCGCGCTCCAGCCCGCGCTGGCGCGGCTGCTGGAAGACATGAGCCCCGAGTCTGTCGAGGACAAGGTCGATGCCGGGCGCTTCTCATCCAAGGATGCCCGCGCATGGCAGATCTACGTCGAGCGCTGGGATGCCAAGACGCACCCCTACGACAACGGCATGCTCGACGTGTTCCTCGCCTACTTCTCCGAGAGCTATGACGACGTGATGGAACAGACCGAAAATCAGTGA
- a CDS encoding OmpA family protein — translation MRNLLLSSALVAASALAAGAQSSTPYSADDVANFLVDSADLGLNRGICIGTAEECAPPKPKGMDMMINFELDSAELTDQAKETLAVVAQAFEDERLKKARFMIEGHTDARGTEKYNGNLSEDRAAAVQAYLVSLGVTEERLSAMGFGETTPRTDDPMDPENRRVELRIDLQ, via the coding sequence ATGCGCAACCTGCTCCTCTCTTCTGCTCTGGTGGCAGCCTCCGCGCTTGCTGCGGGCGCCCAGTCCTCCACACCCTACTCCGCCGACGATGTCGCGAACTTTCTCGTCGACAGCGCCGACCTGGGCCTGAACCGCGGCATCTGCATCGGCACCGCCGAAGAATGTGCCCCGCCCAAGCCCAAGGGCATGGACATGATGATCAACTTCGAACTCGACAGCGCCGAGCTGACCGACCAGGCGAAAGAGACCCTCGCCGTGGTGGCTCAGGCCTTCGAGGACGAGCGCCTCAAGAAGGCCCGCTTTATGATCGAGGGTCACACCGACGCGCGCGGCACCGAAAAGTACAACGGCAACCTCTCCGAGGACCGTGCGGCCGCAGTGCAGGCCTACCTCGTGAGCCTCGGCGTGACCGAAGAGCGGCTCTCGGCCATGGGCTTCGGCGAGACCACGCCCCGGACCGACGACCCGATGGACCCGGAGAACCGCCGCGTCGAATTGCGGATCGATCTTCAGTAA
- the tssC gene encoding type VI secretion system contractile sheath large subunit, translated as MATEAQKEAGAAGGEVNELDAFSAALKQNFKPRSDTAATEVENAVSTLVKTALADSTVIKEDILDTVDEMIAALDAKLTTQVNEIIHHEGYQQIESAWRGLHHMVMNSEPDATMKIKVLNVSKKELERELRSFPGAKWDQSPLFKQIYEHEFGQLGGQPYGALIGDYYFDHSAADVRLLRDLGKIAAASMAPFISAADPGLLNMDTWNDLNKPADLGSIFETPDYAAWKSLRESENSRYVALTAPRVMAREPYGQNSLPVEAFNFEEETDGHEGKKFAWMNASYAMAANIARAHKEYGWTVRIRGVQSGGEVINLPTHTFDTGDGSTDQKCPTEIAISDRREGELSKAGIISLVHRKNTDKAAFIGAQSLYKPKSFVDPEATAADNLSSRLPYIFAVSRFSHYLKCIVRDQIGSTKEEAVLERDLKNWIAQYIDGDPKNSSETAKAKRPLAGAEIKIVPDEENPGYYMGKFFLRPHFQMEGMDIGMSLVSRLPSGG; from the coding sequence ATGGCAACCGAAGCCCAAAAGGAAGCCGGCGCCGCAGGTGGTGAAGTCAATGAACTCGATGCCTTCTCCGCCGCGCTGAAGCAAAACTTCAAACCCCGCTCCGACACCGCCGCCACCGAGGTGGAAAACGCGGTGTCCACCCTCGTGAAAACGGCGCTGGCCGACAGCACCGTGATCAAGGAAGACATCCTCGACACCGTCGACGAGATGATTGCGGCGCTCGACGCCAAGCTGACCACGCAGGTCAACGAGATCATTCACCACGAAGGCTACCAGCAGATCGAAAGCGCATGGCGCGGGCTGCATCACATGGTGATGAACTCCGAGCCCGACGCGACCATGAAGATCAAGGTGCTGAACGTCTCCAAGAAGGAACTCGAGCGCGAGCTTCGCTCCTTCCCCGGCGCCAAGTGGGACCAGAGCCCGCTGTTCAAGCAGATCTACGAGCACGAGTTCGGCCAACTGGGCGGCCAGCCCTACGGCGCGCTGATCGGCGACTACTACTTCGATCACTCCGCCGCCGACGTGCGCCTGCTGCGTGACCTCGGCAAGATCGCCGCCGCCTCCATGGCGCCCTTCATCTCGGCAGCCGACCCCGGCCTGCTGAACATGGACACCTGGAACGACCTCAACAAGCCGGCCGATCTGGGCTCGATCTTCGAGACCCCGGACTATGCCGCATGGAAGTCGTTGCGCGAGAGCGAAAACTCCCGTTACGTGGCCCTGACCGCCCCGCGCGTCATGGCCCGCGAGCCCTACGGCCAGAACAGCCTGCCGGTCGAGGCCTTCAACTTCGAAGAAGAGACCGACGGCCACGAGGGCAAGAAGTTCGCCTGGATGAATGCCTCCTACGCGATGGCGGCCAACATCGCCCGGGCCCACAAGGAGTATGGCTGGACCGTCCGCATCCGCGGCGTGCAGTCGGGCGGTGAAGTGATCAACCTGCCGACCCACACCTTCGACACCGGCGACGGCTCCACCGATCAGAAGTGCCCCACCGAGATCGCCATCTCCGACCGCCGCGAGGGCGAGCTCTCCAAGGCCGGGATCATCTCTCTGGTGCACCGCAAGAACACCGACAAGGCCGCCTTCATCGGCGCCCAGTCGCTCTACAAGCCCAAGAGCTTCGTCGATCCCGAGGCCACGGCGGCTGACAACCTCAGCTCCCGCCTGCCCTACATCTTCGCGGTGTCGCGCTTCTCGCACTACCTCAAGTGCATCGTGCGCGACCAGATCGGCTCCACCAAGGAAGAGGCCGTGCTCGAGCGCGACCTGAAGAACTGGATCGCCCAGTATATCGACGGCGACCCCAAGAACTCTTCCGAGACCGCCAAGGCCAAGCGCCCGCTCGCTGGCGCCGAGATCAAGATCGTCCCCGACGAGGAGAACCCTGGGTATTACATGGGCAAGTTCTTCCTCCGTCCGCACTTCCAGATGGAAGGCATGGACATCGGCATGAGCCTCGTCTCGCGCCTGCCCTCCGGCGGCTGA
- the tssB gene encoding type VI secretion system contractile sheath small subunit codes for MADSATRFIKRNRPPRVQIAYEDPYDSEKNVELPFVMGVMADLSGNASEVEKDPMAERKFTQVDTENFDDYMEAVAPGVSFNVDNKLGEEDGEKLGVSLNFKKMADLDPGEIAKQVPALKKLLDARDELANLQRYMNGKSGAQDQLRKLLDDPDLMKLLAEKRADINDDNEEGGEEA; via the coding sequence ATGGCTGATTCAGCAACCCGATTCATCAAACGCAACCGCCCGCCCCGGGTTCAGATCGCCTACGAAGACCCGTACGACAGCGAAAAGAACGTCGAGCTGCCCTTCGTGATGGGCGTCATGGCCGACCTCTCCGGCAACGCCTCCGAAGTCGAGAAAGACCCGATGGCCGAGCGCAAGTTCACTCAGGTCGATACCGAAAACTTCGACGACTACATGGAGGCCGTCGCCCCCGGCGTGTCTTTCAACGTCGACAACAAGCTCGGTGAAGAGGACGGCGAGAAGCTGGGCGTGTCGCTCAACTTCAAGAAGATGGCCGACCTCGACCCCGGCGAAATCGCCAAGCAGGTGCCCGCCCTCAAGAAGCTGCTGGATGCCCGCGACGAGCTGGCCAACCTCCAGCGCTACATGAACGGCAAGTCCGGCGCGCAGGACCAGCTCCGCAAGCTGCTCGATGATCCCGACCTGATGAAGTTGCTCGCCGAGAAGCGCGCCGACATCAACGATGACAACGAGGAAGGTGGCGAGGAGGCCTGA
- a CDS encoding type VI secretion system Vgr family protein, producing MSTASNSQSQRLGKLHTALAFDTLSLVRFDGMDAVNECFEYHVEAVTDDSKIAVNLDDLLGTHMTVELEDLYGAKKYFDGIVTECGWAGEGDTGNAYRFTLRPWFWVMSKRRNNKIYQEKTFEDIINEVCSDFGHDAAGGLDVQLSGELGQINQEYIVQYNESDFHFLCRLMERYGVNYFFTHEQGSHKMVITDSVDGFKQLAPNERKYMPHEGQHVYDEEHFWEWTPHRRLTTGKVALTDYNFKTVSANMKGEQEGDAVHEYGKLESYEYPGVYLDGGQGSTYARVRSEQYRARDKHHTATGDCISLTSGMRFTLGGEHQDESLLGEEFICTRAMHSFSTGGYRSGGGGGGGEHVFVGNYEFAPSAVPYVPERKTPETRMTGPQTATVTGASGEEIDVDEFGRIVVQFHWDRLGNNDEKSSMRIRVAQPWAGAGWGTLFIPRIGMEVIVEFLEGDPNKPVVTGCVYNGDNSPPYEQPGDKNWNGIKSNSTLGGGGYNELVFNDTKGDELFRQHAQYDMETKVLNDERREVDVNRTTTIGGNETRTVHGEETHTIDKDNTYLIKGDENRTVNGERETNIDKDDSLNIMGNWGVEIFKKTTINGQQDIEINSLTKIKLTVGASSITIDPASIKLSAPMIDVNASANLTTNGGAIATHKAGGLMTIQAALVKIN from the coding sequence ATGAGCACCGCAAGTAATAGTCAGAGTCAGCGCCTCGGAAAGCTGCACACGGCACTCGCCTTCGACACTCTCAGCCTGGTCCGGTTCGACGGAATGGACGCCGTCAATGAATGCTTCGAGTATCACGTCGAGGCCGTCACCGACGACAGCAAGATCGCCGTCAACCTAGACGATCTGCTCGGCACTCATATGACCGTCGAGCTCGAAGACCTCTATGGCGCGAAGAAGTATTTCGACGGCATCGTGACCGAGTGCGGCTGGGCCGGCGAAGGCGACACCGGCAATGCCTACCGCTTCACCCTGCGGCCCTGGTTCTGGGTCATGTCGAAGCGCCGGAACAACAAGATCTACCAGGAAAAGACCTTCGAAGACATCATCAACGAGGTCTGCTCCGACTTCGGCCACGACGCCGCAGGCGGGTTGGATGTGCAACTGAGCGGTGAGCTCGGCCAGATCAACCAAGAGTACATCGTTCAGTACAACGAGAGCGACTTCCACTTCCTCTGCCGGCTGATGGAGCGCTACGGCGTCAACTACTTCTTCACGCACGAGCAGGGCTCGCACAAGATGGTCATCACCGACAGCGTGGATGGCTTCAAGCAGCTGGCCCCCAACGAGCGCAAGTACATGCCCCATGAAGGGCAACATGTGTATGACGAAGAGCACTTCTGGGAGTGGACCCCGCACCGGCGGCTCACCACCGGCAAGGTCGCCCTGACCGATTACAACTTCAAGACCGTCAGCGCCAACATGAAGGGCGAGCAGGAAGGCGACGCCGTGCATGAATACGGCAAGCTGGAAAGCTATGAATATCCCGGCGTCTACCTCGATGGCGGGCAGGGCTCGACCTATGCCCGCGTCCGGTCCGAACAATACCGCGCCCGCGATAAGCACCACACCGCCACGGGCGACTGCATCAGCCTGACCTCGGGCATGCGCTTTACCCTCGGCGGCGAGCATCAGGACGAGAGCCTGCTGGGCGAGGAGTTTATCTGCACCCGCGCCATGCACAGCTTCTCCACCGGCGGCTACCGCTCCGGCGGCGGCGGGGGCGGCGGCGAGCATGTCTTCGTCGGCAACTACGAATTCGCGCCCTCCGCAGTGCCCTATGTGCCCGAGCGCAAGACCCCCGAAACCCGGATGACCGGGCCGCAAACGGCCACCGTCACAGGCGCGAGCGGCGAAGAGATCGACGTGGATGAGTTCGGCCGCATCGTCGTCCAGTTCCACTGGGATCGCCTCGGCAATAATGACGAGAAATCTTCCATGCGCATCCGCGTCGCCCAGCCCTGGGCCGGGGCCGGATGGGGCACGCTCTTCATCCCGCGCATCGGGATGGAGGTGATCGTCGAGTTCCTCGAGGGCGACCCCAACAAGCCCGTGGTCACCGGCTGCGTCTACAATGGCGACAACTCCCCGCCCTACGAGCAGCCCGGCGACAAGAATTGGAACGGCATCAAGTCCAACTCCACGCTAGGCGGCGGCGGCTACAACGAACTGGTGTTCAACGACACCAAGGGCGACGAGCTCTTCCGCCAGCACGCGCAGTACGACATGGAAACCAAGGTGCTCAACGACGAGCGCCGCGAGGTCGATGTCAACCGCACCACCACCATCGGCGGCAACGAAACCCGCACCGTCCACGGCGAAGAAACCCACACGATCGACAAGGACAACACCTACCTGATCAAGGGAGACGAGAACCGCACGGTCAACGGCGAGCGCGAAACCAACATCGACAAGGACGACAGCCTCAACATCATGGGCAATTGGGGCGTCGAGATCTTCAAGAAGACCACGATCAACGGCCAGCAGGACATCGAGATCAACTCGCTGACCAAGATCAAGCTGACCGTCGGCGCCTCGTCGATCACCATCGATCCGGCGTCGATCAAGCTCAGCGCGCCAATGATCGACGTGAACGCTTCGGCCAACCTGACCACCAACGGCGGCGCAATCGCGACCCACAAGGCAGGCGGACTGATGACGATTCAGGCCGCACTGGTTAAGATCAACTAA
- a CDS encoding ImpA family type VI secretion system protein, translating to MRYDNLFEPISEDQPCGPDLLLEDDDDYIEYYFEAIDKVPMRYIVSAETGEVFDRKNIDIKKEVAAMDKLLERTRCLRLLSLQAQFQILSGRIVGFSDCVQAMQGLLERYWADVNPKIDEGDATERRNAIELLNEMGQVVMPLEHAPLLEDRRAGRFAFRDYQLATGAKEPRGTEKAAADAGAIMTALQSADNAGEVDKIYAALTGAQAACAAMKSACMVADSGAFAPQFDNLEEVLREMLQLFNEARPDLAGTGADDAAGAEEGAEGEMAGGEEGGAPVAVSGAGARVSSGPPVMVGPVPNHATAKAALEAIEAYFASVEPSAPALLLIRQAQDLFGKPLTEALQTLLPGMSNNAIVDFGSKEGFMLDFGKLSQLASYEMPAGTVPIDTGPAEPVVCENREQAAALISAVENFFRQTEPSSPVPVLLFKAKTYLNRDFSSILSDLFQHMDQPG from the coding sequence ATGCGCTACGACAACCTCTTCGAGCCGATTTCCGAAGATCAGCCCTGCGGCCCCGACCTGCTGCTCGAAGACGACGACGATTACATCGAGTATTACTTCGAGGCGATCGACAAGGTGCCCATGCGCTACATCGTCAGCGCAGAGACGGGCGAGGTCTTCGACCGCAAGAACATCGACATCAAGAAAGAAGTCGCAGCGATGGACAAGCTGCTGGAGCGCACCCGCTGCCTCCGCCTGCTGTCGCTTCAGGCCCAGTTCCAGATCCTCTCCGGGCGCATCGTCGGATTTTCCGACTGCGTTCAGGCCATGCAAGGCCTGCTGGAGCGCTACTGGGCCGATGTGAACCCCAAGATCGACGAGGGTGACGCCACCGAGCGCCGCAACGCGATCGAACTGCTCAACGAGATGGGCCAGGTGGTCATGCCGCTGGAGCACGCGCCCCTGCTGGAAGACCGCCGCGCGGGCCGCTTCGCCTTCCGCGACTACCAGCTCGCGACCGGCGCCAAGGAGCCCCGCGGCACCGAGAAGGCCGCCGCCGATGCAGGCGCGATCATGACCGCCCTGCAAAGCGCCGACAACGCTGGCGAGGTCGACAAGATCTATGCCGCGCTGACCGGCGCGCAGGCCGCCTGCGCCGCGATGAAGAGCGCCTGCATGGTGGCCGACAGCGGTGCCTTCGCGCCCCAGTTCGACAATCTCGAAGAAGTGCTGCGCGAGATGCTCCAGCTCTTCAACGAGGCCCGCCCCGATCTTGCCGGCACCGGTGCCGATGATGCCGCCGGAGCCGAAGAAGGCGCCGAGGGCGAGATGGCCGGTGGCGAGGAGGGCGGCGCGCCCGTGGCCGTCTCCGGTGCCGGCGCCCGCGTGTCGTCCGGCCCGCCGGTCATGGTCGGCCCGGTGCCCAATCACGCCACCGCCAAGGCCGCGCTGGAGGCGATCGAGGCCTACTTCGCCTCCGTCGAGCCCTCCGCCCCTGCCCTGCTCCTGATTCGTCAGGCCCAGGACCTCTTCGGCAAGCCGCTGACCGAGGCGCTGCAAACCCTGCTGCCCGGCATGTCGAACAACGCGATCGTCGATTTCGGCTCGAAGGAGGGCTTCATGCTCGACTTCGGCAAGCTGTCCCAACTCGCCTCATACGAGATGCCCGCAGGCACTGTGCCGATCGATACCGGCCCCGCCGAACCCGTCGTCTGCGAGAACCGCGAGCAGGCCGCCGCGCTGATCTCCGCGGTCGAAAACTTCTTTCGCCAGACCGAGCCCTCCAGCCCGGTCCCGGTGCTGCTCTTCAAGGCGAAAACCTACCTCAACCGGGATTTTTCGTCGATACTCAGTGACCTGTTCCAACACATGGACCAACCCGGCTGA
- a CDS encoding Hcp family type VI secretion system effector: MATALYMKLDGVDGECVVEGYEGWIDLLSMSFSGSQSGTMHTGRGGGSGKVSMGDLMATKLTDKCSTDLMKKLCLGQHYATVDVHATKATGGKPMPYFTIKLTDAIVTSQSFGGAGGGNDQMTESFSLNYRQINCEYKIQAEDGTETGTTTAGYNVATGAEA; encoded by the coding sequence ATGGCTACCGCTCTTTACATGAAACTCGATGGTGTTGACGGCGAATGCGTGGTCGAAGGCTACGAAGGCTGGATCGACCTGCTCTCCATGTCCTTCTCCGGTTCGCAGTCCGGCACCATGCACACCGGTCGCGGCGGCGGCTCGGGCAAAGTGTCCATGGGTGACCTGATGGCCACCAAGCTGACCGACAAGTGCTCCACCGACCTGATGAAGAAGCTGTGCCTCGGCCAGCACTACGCCACGGTTGACGTGCACGCCACCAAGGCCACCGGCGGCAAGCCGATGCCCTACTTCACCATCAAGCTGACCGACGCCATCGTAACGTCGCAGAGCTTCGGCGGTGCCGGCGGCGGCAACGACCAGATGACCGAGAGCTTCTCGCTGAACTACCGTCAGATCAACTGCGAGTACAAAATCCAGGCCGAGGATGGCACCGAGACCGGCACCACCACCGCCGGCTACAACGTGGCCACCGGCGCCGAGGCCTGA
- a CDS encoding type VI secretion system baseplate subunit TssE, which yields MARDSKQQLQIPIMYAFREAHRARDAKIDGTTYQDGQRVLTDRAAVRRRGANEAQLKRNLELDLVQLANTINLDAVMDVDDLDYVQKSILNYGVVDLSNLTSEDIRVQRVPQQLARALLNHEPRFVPESMDVQLREEFDDVNQKLMFDINAEMACKPVDIPLEFVAEIDVGSGKMKFSNIEGAG from the coding sequence ATGGCACGCGACTCCAAGCAGCAGCTCCAGATCCCGATCATGTATGCCTTCCGCGAGGCCCATCGGGCGCGCGATGCCAAGATCGACGGCACCACCTACCAGGATGGTCAGCGCGTGCTGACAGACCGCGCCGCCGTGCGTCGCCGCGGCGCCAACGAGGCGCAGCTCAAGCGCAACCTCGAGCTCGATCTCGTGCAGCTCGCCAACACCATCAACCTCGATGCCGTCATGGATGTGGATGATCTCGACTACGTACAGAAGTCGATCCTCAACTACGGCGTCGTCGACCTCTCCAACCTCACCTCCGAAGACATCCGCGTGCAGCGCGTGCCCCAGCAACTCGCCCGCGCCCTGCTCAACCACGAGCCGCGTTTCGTGCCCGAAAGCATGGATGTGCAATTGCGCGAGGAATTCGACGACGTGAACCAGAAGCTGATGTTCGATATCAACGCCGAAATGGCCTGCAAGCCGGTGGATATTCCGCTCGAATTCGTCGCCGAGATCGACGTAGGCTCCGGCAAGATGAAATTCTCCAATATCGAAGGCGCCGGATGA
- a CDS encoding DUF6931 family protein translates to MGDSSQKTVIAGTTDTPKRKNLRFEVAQELYDAIPEIEEDVTARPNGHSSVDFIGALAEGDTPEEALTYCAYVLPRRFAVWWGHECLKKIEDKLEQADLDMLALAATWVGDPDEDKRYKALDAAMEAKVKSPGVWVALGAGWSSGSMAGPEVPPVPPPPFLTARAVNAGLLSALARFDIATRGEHLQRFVRMALLLTEEG, encoded by the coding sequence GTGGGGGACTCCTCTCAAAAGACGGTCATTGCCGGCACCACCGACACCCCGAAACGCAAAAACCTGCGTTTCGAGGTGGCACAGGAGCTGTATGACGCGATCCCCGAGATCGAAGAGGACGTGACTGCACGTCCCAATGGTCATTCCTCGGTTGATTTCATCGGTGCGCTGGCCGAGGGCGACACGCCCGAAGAGGCCTTGACCTATTGCGCCTATGTCCTGCCCCGCCGGTTTGCCGTGTGGTGGGGGCATGAATGCCTCAAGAAGATCGAAGACAAGCTGGAGCAGGCCGATCTCGACATGCTGGCGCTGGCCGCCACATGGGTCGGCGACCCCGATGAAGACAAGCGCTACAAGGCGCTCGATGCGGCGATGGAGGCCAAGGTCAAATCGCCCGGCGTCTGGGTCGCCCTCGGCGCGGGCTGGTCCTCCGGCTCGATGGCTGGGCCCGAAGTGCCGCCGGTGCCGCCTCCCCCCTTCCTGACGGCCCGCGCGGTGAACGCCGGGCTGCTCTCCGCCCTTGCCCGGTTCGATATTGCGACCCGTGGCGAGCATCTGCAGCGCTTCGTGCGCATGGCACTCCTGCTCACCGAAGAGGGCTGA